A DNA window from Rhizobium jaguaris contains the following coding sequences:
- a CDS encoding MFS transporter has protein sequence MSSVEQTVTPKSISVFSLFSPALLPATLMLGGGVALYAVEAYITATIAPSIVRDIGGLELFSWMITLFVAAGVLGSITVATRPRGVGLRTVYVAAALIFGAGNLICAIAPAIQVVLAGRAVQGFGAGMLAALAYAFIRFVYPQPLWRKASTLYAAIWGVATVLGPTLGGLFSQGSAWREAFVILVPLAGLMALSSRWLLPRVDDDRAQQKTPVLQIALLLAAVLLMSFAGTIEPISSKITLVAISMASISAMLAIERKSANRLLPQGAVMLGRPISRLYLTMFTLMMVLTSDIYIPYFLQTLHGVAPLVSGYLVALVALGWTLAAFFSASFSGKQAGVSIIVGCVLETAATASLILFLARDNPSGDLALLGPAVVAMFLMGCGVGLGWAHLVTKVIGLVDSSEQDKASAAISTVQSLGGAFGSSLAGVIVNSAGLADPGDITGSLSAATWLYALMALPGLIAIAMSLTLKPVSA, from the coding sequence ATGTCGAGCGTCGAACAAACAGTCACGCCAAAATCCATTTCCGTCTTCTCGCTCTTTTCGCCCGCGCTCCTGCCGGCGACGCTGATGCTTGGTGGCGGCGTCGCCCTCTATGCGGTCGAGGCCTACATTACCGCGACGATCGCGCCGTCCATCGTTCGCGACATCGGCGGCCTGGAGCTGTTTTCCTGGATGATAACGCTTTTCGTCGCGGCCGGCGTGCTCGGCTCGATCACCGTTGCCACACGACCGAGAGGCGTAGGCCTGCGCACCGTCTACGTCGCGGCGGCTTTGATATTCGGCGCAGGAAACCTGATCTGCGCCATCGCGCCGGCGATACAGGTCGTACTTGCCGGACGGGCAGTGCAAGGTTTTGGCGCCGGCATGCTGGCCGCACTCGCCTATGCTTTCATCCGCTTCGTCTATCCACAACCATTGTGGCGGAAAGCCTCTACACTTTACGCCGCCATATGGGGCGTCGCGACTGTGCTCGGGCCGACGTTGGGCGGGTTATTTTCGCAGGGCAGCGCCTGGCGCGAGGCCTTCGTCATTCTCGTGCCGCTGGCAGGCCTCATGGCCCTCTCGTCCCGATGGCTGCTGCCGCGCGTCGACGATGACAGGGCGCAACAGAAGACGCCAGTCCTTCAGATTGCCCTTCTGCTTGCCGCGGTCTTGTTGATGAGCTTCGCCGGAACCATCGAACCTATTTCGAGCAAGATCACACTCGTCGCAATTTCAATGGCGTCCATCTCCGCCATGCTTGCCATCGAACGAAAAAGCGCGAACCGGCTGCTGCCGCAGGGCGCGGTCATGCTCGGCAGGCCTATATCTCGGCTCTATTTGACGATGTTCACGCTCATGATGGTGCTTACGAGCGACATCTATATTCCCTATTTCCTGCAGACCCTGCATGGCGTGGCACCTTTGGTTTCAGGCTATCTGGTCGCTTTGGTTGCCCTCGGCTGGACCCTTGCAGCCTTTTTCAGTGCGTCGTTTTCCGGGAAACAGGCTGGCGTCTCGATCATAGTCGGCTGCGTGCTTGAAACCGCGGCCACGGCCTCGCTGATTCTTTTTCTGGCGAGGGACAATCCGTCCGGCGACCTTGCTCTGCTCGGCCCGGCCGTCGTCGCCATGTTCTTGATGGGCTGTGGCGTCGGCCTTGGCTGGGCACATCTGGTCACCAAGGTCATCGGCCTTGTCGACAGCTCCGAGCAGGACAAGGCGTCGGCGGCGATTTCGACGGTCCAATCGCTGGGTGGCGCGTTCGGCTCTTCCCTTGCCGGCGTCATCGTCAACAGTGCCGGTCTTGCCGACCCCGGCGACATCACGGGTAGTCTGTCGGCGGCCACATGGCTCTATGCGTTGATGGCCCTGCCCGGCCTCATCGCCATCGCGATGTCGTTGACCCTTAAGCCAGTTTCAGCATGA
- a CDS encoding helix-turn-helix transcriptional regulator — MRQSPVNRILILLKTEGAQLASAIGSALGISSEAARQQLTKMADEGLVEPVTEAASGRGRPRQLWHLTSAGNGRFPDGHADLTATLLTTMANQLGPGAVDAVISAREVETLKRYRGEVEVAADLPSRVATLTAIRTREGYMADHWQEEDGSLVLVENHCPICAAATVCAGFCRSELETFRATLGANVEREEHILLGARRCAYRIRAV, encoded by the coding sequence ATGCGCCAATCGCCTGTCAACCGTATCCTGATCCTGTTGAAAACCGAGGGCGCGCAGCTCGCGTCGGCGATCGGTAGCGCGCTCGGCATATCGTCGGAAGCGGCCCGCCAGCAGCTGACGAAGATGGCGGATGAGGGCCTGGTCGAGCCGGTGACGGAAGCTGCTTCAGGTAGAGGCAGGCCGCGCCAGCTCTGGCATTTGACCTCGGCCGGCAATGGCCGGTTCCCCGACGGCCACGCCGATCTGACCGCGACGCTTCTGACGACGATGGCCAACCAGCTAGGGCCGGGTGCTGTCGATGCGGTCATATCCGCCCGTGAAGTGGAGACACTGAAGCGCTACCGCGGCGAGGTCGAAGTCGCCGCCGATCTGCCGTCACGCGTCGCGACGCTTACCGCCATCCGCACGCGCGAGGGCTATATGGCCGACCATTGGCAGGAAGAGGATGGCTCGCTTGTGCTGGTGGAGAACCACTGCCCGATCTGCGCCGCCGCGACAGTATGCGCCGGCTTCTGCCGGTCGGAACTCGAGACGTTTCGGGCCACACTTGGAGCAAACGTGGAACGCGAAGAGCATATTCTCCTCGGCGCACGACGTTGTGCCTATCGGATTCGAGCGGTCTGA
- a CDS encoding asparaginase yields MSNPVCVEVTRGNLVESRHRGSVAVVDGDGKLVLSLGDIERGVFPRSACKAMQALPLVESGAADAYCFGNKELALACSSHNGEDAHVALAASMLARAGRDVSALECGAHWSSDQKTLVHQARTIDKPTALHNNCSGKHSGFVCACCHQGIDPKGYVGYDHPLQQQIRATMQSLTGTPLGHDNCGTDGCSIPNYAVPLRSLAHGFAKMATGNGLEPLRAKASRRLFEACMAEPFYVAGTGRACTKLMQIAHGRIFAKTGAEGVFCAAIPEQGVAIAVKADDGNGRAAEVMVAATLARFFERGSDVHAGLTTMANKALSNWNGIHVGDIRATATLAA; encoded by the coding sequence ATGTCCAATCCTGTCTGCGTCGAAGTCACCCGTGGAAATCTCGTTGAAAGCCGTCATCGCGGTTCGGTTGCCGTGGTCGATGGCGATGGGAAGTTGGTGCTGTCGCTCGGCGATATCGAGAGGGGCGTGTTTCCGCGTTCTGCCTGCAAGGCGATGCAGGCTCTGCCGCTGGTCGAGAGCGGTGCGGCGGATGCCTACTGTTTCGGCAACAAAGAGCTGGCGCTGGCCTGCTCTTCGCACAACGGTGAAGACGCGCATGTGGCGCTGGCTGCCTCCATGCTCGCCCGTGCCGGCCGGGACGTCAGCGCGCTGGAATGCGGTGCACATTGGTCTTCCGACCAGAAAACGCTCGTCCACCAGGCGCGCACCATCGATAAGCCGACGGCGCTGCACAACAACTGCTCGGGCAAGCATTCCGGCTTTGTCTGCGCCTGTTGTCATCAGGGCATCGATCCCAAGGGCTATGTCGGTTACGACCATCCGCTGCAGCAGCAGATCCGCGCGACGATGCAGAGCCTTACCGGAACGCCGCTCGGTCACGACAATTGCGGCACCGACGGATGCTCCATCCCGAATTACGCCGTGCCGCTGAGAAGCCTGGCGCATGGTTTTGCCAAGATGGCGACGGGCAATGGCCTTGAACCGCTGCGCGCTAAGGCCTCGCGTCGGCTCTTCGAAGCCTGTATGGCCGAGCCCTTCTACGTTGCCGGCACCGGCCGCGCCTGCACCAAGCTGATGCAGATCGCCCACGGCCGCATCTTCGCCAAAACCGGCGCCGAAGGCGTCTTCTGTGCCGCAATCCCTGAACAGGGCGTCGCCATTGCGGTCAAAGCCGATGATGGCAATGGCCGCGCCGCCGAAGTCATGGTTGCAGCCACGCTTGCCCGCTTCTTTGAAAGAGGCAGCGACGTCCACGCCGGTCTTACGACGATGGCCAACAAGGCGCTCAGCAATTGGAATGGCATCCATGTCGGCGATATCAGAGCGACGGCAACGCTGGCGGCATAA
- a CDS encoding DUF2254 domain-containing protein, giving the protein MIGINALKFKRHDHYLSTAISDAAMVSRSDTEGTKMGWNRWYSLKSYVKSSLWLVPFIALPLYVVAIRIAYLFKQWLIWIEPWPWGVAGSQRLLETIITMTLTFVVFTFGSLLVAIQIAGGQLTPRIIATTLLSDNAIRFTVGLFIFTLLFATGTLARLETDTDRAIVGIPVLLGFLSIAAFLYLIDYAARLLRPVSIVLRVSEEGRAVIEDVYPTMATEEADATATDPRPSARPDKVILYRGRPAIIVAINKNALLTLAEKTQSVVELVPRIGDFVASGEPLFRLYGSRFPEESVLKTMIAFGPERTLEQDATFAFRIIVDIAIKALSKAINDPTTAVLAIDQLQRLLCFVGKRNLTRETILNQSGELRVICRTPDWEDFVKLTFSEIRLYGAENFQIARRLRAVLEYGLQVLPDFRRPALEAELALLDRRLAQLYEFPEDLELAQTADSQGLGGSTPSTLRFLPGKPSVSQ; this is encoded by the coding sequence TTGATCGGCATCAATGCTTTGAAATTCAAACGGCATGATCATTACCTTTCGACAGCAATCAGTGATGCGGCGATGGTGTCCCGCTCGGATACCGAGGGAACCAAAATGGGCTGGAACCGATGGTATAGCCTGAAAAGCTACGTCAAGTCTTCTTTGTGGCTGGTACCATTCATCGCCCTACCTCTCTACGTCGTAGCAATTCGCATCGCCTATCTATTTAAACAATGGTTGATCTGGATCGAACCGTGGCCATGGGGTGTGGCAGGCTCACAGAGGCTACTCGAAACGATCATCACGATGACCCTGACGTTCGTCGTCTTTACGTTTGGGTCGCTGCTGGTAGCGATCCAGATCGCGGGCGGTCAACTGACGCCTCGGATCATTGCGACAACCTTACTGAGCGACAACGCCATCCGATTTACCGTCGGACTGTTCATTTTCACGCTGCTGTTTGCAACAGGGACGCTCGCAAGGCTGGAGACCGACACCGACCGAGCCATCGTCGGTATCCCGGTCCTTTTAGGTTTTCTGTCAATAGCCGCCTTCCTTTATTTGATCGACTACGCCGCCCGTCTCCTACGACCGGTGAGCATTGTCTTGCGAGTGAGCGAGGAGGGTCGCGCGGTCATCGAAGACGTCTACCCGACAATGGCGACGGAGGAAGCTGACGCCACCGCCACAGATCCGAGGCCAAGCGCACGGCCAGACAAAGTCATCCTCTACAGGGGACGACCCGCCATCATCGTGGCCATCAATAAAAACGCCTTACTGACGTTGGCCGAGAAAACGCAGTCAGTGGTCGAATTGGTCCCGAGGATCGGCGATTTCGTGGCTTCTGGTGAGCCCCTCTTTCGATTGTACGGCAGCCGATTTCCCGAAGAATCCGTCCTGAAGACGATGATCGCCTTCGGACCGGAACGGACTCTTGAACAAGACGCGACATTTGCTTTCAGGATCATCGTGGACATTGCCATCAAGGCCCTCTCGAAAGCGATAAATGATCCAACGACCGCGGTGCTCGCGATCGATCAGTTGCAGCGTCTGCTCTGCTTCGTAGGTAAGCGCAACCTGACGCGCGAAACGATCTTGAACCAATCTGGAGAACTGCGGGTCATCTGCAGGACGCCGGACTGGGAGGATTTCGTAAAGTTGACCTTCAGCGAAATTCGGCTCTATGGCGCAGAAAATTTCCAAATCGCGCGCCGCCTGCGCGCGGTGCTGGAATATGGCTTGCAGGTGCTGCCTGATTTCCGCCGGCCTGCCTTGGAGGCAGAACTAGCATTGTTGGATCGGCGGCTGGCACAGCTATACGAGTTTCCAGAGGACCTGGAGCTTGCCCAAACGGCGGATTCGCAGGGCCTCGGCGGTTCGACACCTTCAACTCTGCGATTTCTGCCCGGCAAACCCTCAGTTTCGCAATGA
- a CDS encoding DeoR/GlpR family DNA-binding transcription regulator — translation MLIGQRKTLILDILRRDGQVIAKALADDLGLSEDTIRRDLREMAAERLLKRVHGGALPLAPELPDFSARRSVSPDVKRQLGAYAASMVRPGRTVFLDGGTTTAEIARHLPRNFAFTVVTHSPTIAGELEHHPTAEVVLIGGKLYKHSMVATGAAAMAAISLVRPDIFFLGVTAIHPIHGLSTGDFEEAAIKRHIAQCSAETYVMVTQEKLDAVSPCHILPVTAVSGMMVPSDMTEASLGPYHSVQVPIFRADD, via the coding sequence ATGCTTATAGGCCAGCGAAAGACCCTCATCCTCGATATCCTGCGCCGCGATGGCCAGGTGATCGCCAAGGCATTGGCCGACGATCTGGGCCTTTCCGAAGACACGATCCGAAGGGACCTGAGGGAGATGGCGGCTGAAAGGCTGCTGAAGCGCGTGCATGGCGGCGCGCTGCCGCTCGCACCGGAGCTGCCGGATTTTTCGGCGCGAAGGAGCGTGTCGCCTGATGTGAAGCGGCAACTCGGCGCTTACGCCGCGAGTATGGTTCGGCCAGGACGGACGGTATTTCTCGACGGCGGCACGACGACCGCGGAAATAGCGCGTCACCTGCCCAGGAATTTTGCCTTCACGGTCGTCACCCATAGCCCGACGATCGCGGGCGAGCTCGAACATCATCCGACAGCCGAGGTGGTCCTGATCGGCGGCAAGCTCTACAAGCATTCGATGGTGGCGACGGGTGCCGCAGCAATGGCGGCAATCTCGCTGGTGCGGCCGGACATCTTCTTTCTCGGCGTCACCGCCATTCACCCAATTCACGGCCTTTCGACCGGCGATTTCGAGGAGGCGGCCATCAAGCGGCATATCGCGCAATGCTCGGCGGAAACCTATGTGATGGTCACCCAGGAGAAGCTGGACGCGGTCTCCCCCTGCCATATCCTGCCTGTCACGGCGGTCTCGGGGATGATGGTGCCGTCAGATATGACGGAGGCAAGCCTGGGACCCTATCACAGCGTACAGGTTCCTATTTTCCGTGCTGATGATTGA
- a CDS encoding DUF4406 domain-containing protein, whose protein sequence is MLILIAGPYRSGTGDDPRKMAENLRRLEEPSYALFRAGHLPMIGEWVALPVWHAAGGKSIGDDLYEEIFHPTAGRLLQLCEGILRLPGESKGADNDVRIANERGIPVWYRLEDVPGCA, encoded by the coding sequence ATGTTGATCTTGATCGCCGGACCATATCGTTCGGGAACCGGGGACGATCCCCGGAAGATGGCAGAGAATCTCAGGCGGCTGGAGGAGCCGTCCTATGCGCTGTTCAGGGCCGGGCACCTGCCCATGATCGGCGAATGGGTTGCCTTGCCGGTTTGGCATGCCGCCGGCGGCAAGAGCATCGGCGACGACCTCTATGAAGAGATATTCCACCCGACTGCTGGCCGGCTGTTGCAATTATGCGAGGGTATTCTCAGGCTTCCGGGCGAATCCAAGGGAGCGGACAATGATGTCCGCATCGCCAATGAGCGCGGCATTCCCGTCTGGTATCGGCTGGAGGATGTGCCGGGCTGCGCCTAA
- a CDS encoding glutathione S-transferase family protein, protein MLNLYFSPGSCALASLIALEESGLAYEARRLNFSNGEQRSLEYLAINPKGRVPALVTEKGVVTENVAILAYVAQIAPAARLAPLDDPFDFARMQAFNSYLASTVHVNHAHKGRGYRWTDDSAAIEAMKAKVPQTMGESFALIEEKMLEGPWVMGEQYTVADGYLFTLASWLPGDGVDRAGFEKVSAHHARMLERPAVQRAIAVERI, encoded by the coding sequence ATGCTGAATTTGTATTTCTCACCGGGCAGTTGTGCGCTCGCCAGTCTGATAGCGCTCGAAGAGTCGGGCCTTGCCTACGAGGCGCGGCGCCTCAATTTTTCCAACGGAGAGCAGCGTTCGCTGGAATATCTGGCGATCAATCCCAAGGGGCGTGTTCCGGCGCTAGTGACCGAAAAAGGCGTCGTCACGGAAAATGTGGCGATCCTTGCCTATGTCGCCCAAATCGCGCCGGCGGCTCGCTTGGCTCCGCTCGACGATCCCTTCGATTTTGCCCGCATGCAGGCATTCAACAGCTATCTTGCCTCGACCGTGCATGTGAACCATGCCCACAAAGGGCGTGGCTATCGCTGGACCGACGATTCGGCGGCAATCGAAGCGATGAAGGCCAAGGTGCCGCAGACCATGGGCGAGAGTTTCGCGCTGATCGAGGAGAAGATGCTGGAAGGGCCGTGGGTGATGGGCGAGCAATACACCGTTGCCGACGGCTATCTCTTCACGCTGGCAAGCTGGTTGCCGGGCGACGGCGTCGATCGGGCCGGCTTTGAAAAGGTCAGCGCCCATCATGCGCGCATGCTGGAGCGTCCCGCCGTGCAAAGGGCCATCGCTGTTGAGCGGATTTGA
- a CDS encoding MmcQ/YjbR family DNA-binding protein, translated as MTSNIDMNAIAERLQRLVAQAQLPEVEPGAHYGLPAFKVGGKSFVTVKNNETIVLALPIDRKEQLMEMAPEIYFQSDHYVGWPSLPTRIAAIGDDELQMRLIEAWRFRAPKKLRAAFDAG; from the coding sequence ATGACATCGAACATCGATATGAACGCCATCGCGGAACGACTGCAGCGGCTCGTGGCCCAAGCACAATTGCCAGAGGTGGAGCCCGGCGCGCATTACGGCCTGCCGGCCTTCAAAGTCGGCGGAAAATCATTTGTGACGGTGAAGAATAACGAGACCATCGTGCTGGCGCTGCCGATCGACCGCAAGGAGCAGCTCATGGAAATGGCGCCGGAGATCTATTTCCAGTCGGATCACTATGTCGGCTGGCCGTCCCTGCCAACGCGTATCGCCGCCATCGGCGACGACGAACTGCAGATGCGGCTGATCGAGGCCTGGCGGTTTCGGGCGCCGAAGAAATTGCGGGCTGCCTTCGACGCCGGTTGA